In the genome of Arachis stenosperma cultivar V10309 chromosome 6, arast.V10309.gnm1.PFL2, whole genome shotgun sequence, the window caaacttttaaacTATAAAAAGCTAATTAAAAAGTTAGAAAAAGTATACATCGAACTGATATTAAATATACTACAGATTACAGAAGGATAGATCATCATTTAAAAACGTTTTTTCTGATTCCAATTAAAATGTCTAGTTGGATATTATTTTAGTTGATTTATTATggtgtaaaaaataatttagtttaCTCTTTGAAATATAAAAGTGAAATTAGcaatataaaatatatcaaattgaaTATGTAAAATTAATAGGAGTTGGAACTTGTACCCGGATCATGCATGCGAGAAAACtttacaatatttttattttggtctacaactttaaaatattttatatcgTGTATTCCCAACATCGGcctcataattttttttagcatACTCCTGAAAAAATACCTCTTTTGTTTGATGTGCCTCAAAattcatattatttaaaaaaacaaaaaaaaagaagtttgTGTTCATTGTTTGAGATAATTTGGAAATTAGACCGAGATATTGTTTTGAACATACtatattttaacaaaatagTAGGTTTAATTCAGCTAAGATACCATTCACATTCTTTATTCTTAACAGATGTAAAACTTGCAATAATATACATGTTTTAATCTAATCGTGTGTTATTATTCTGACGTTTTACAAGCATAAATGATACAGTCAGTAGTACAAATAAAAAGTTATagatgaatttttaaataaagtgtataattctaaattttaaaattgattaaagtaattagaaaaatttgaaaactaaCAAGGTTTATTTTTTCTACATAAAGTCCACCTGTTGGAGATTTCGGCCGGGTTTATTGGttgctttatttatttgtggTGAACTCTATTTTGGGTTAGAATTCAAACACATAGAACCGGGGGGGTCGCATAGAAATGTTGGTTTTAGTAACTAACCTACTAACCACCACGCCAAGTGTTTGTTGCAGCTTCATCAATTAGTAATGGACTGGCCCAAAAAACAAAGTATGAAGGGACACATAACGTGTTATGCTACGGATAGAATCATGCTTGTGTTTCAACTTTCAACATCCAATTGGTAGATTGACGTTAGTGGTTTAGTGATCTACCACAATACCAATGGTAGATCTAAGCATCTTGAAAAAAACACAACCTTAAGTGGGGGATTATTTAAGCAAAATTTAGAGGTTAAGAATTGTGTGTAAGCAAATTTCATCATTTGAAGGTACCAAGTTTGATTCCTACTGTAgttattttgaaattatttttaaatgtttACCCGGAGTCAGTTTAACTAAATGGAACCAATTCGGTCATACTTGACCGAGTAGAATATAATAACTATATATAGATATAACAAATAATAAGAATTGGAAAAAAAATGACAATTACAAAAGACAAGTGatactatataaatataaagatattaaaaaaaaaaccttgtAGATAAAGGCCACAAGTGGTTTAATGACATTCTTGATGAAAAGATAACAAACCTAGCCAATAAATAAGTATTCTTTTTCGGCAGTGGCAGCCGACACCAATtacttattctttctttttcatagtGAGTATCAATATTATCAAGTAAAATATAACCCGCGTGATCCGTGAAGACAAACCATTTCTATTGTTTATTATATGGACCAACACTTTAATTAAGTagttgaatttttattttaagagcTAAGTTTCATATATCTTATTTAAATTCTGGTCGTAGTTCATTTAATTTAGTAGTTAAGTTTTGTAATTTGTTGAATATTTATGTCTTTTTATATATTGAATTTGTGTTATAATAGCAAATGTAAGATTAGTTAGAAACTTAGAATGCTAAGTACTACTTTACATTTTAATTAGGAGGGTttgcttttatatatataatatatatatcaaCAATTTAACTTATTAGGTGAAGTCAGTTACATAAATCGAATGACGCTATTAATCATATtatgctcttttttttttatcaagttTTTACCATCTTATCAACAATAGatactatttaaatttttttccttATATATTCATTGCTTATTTTATCCATCCGAATGTGATTGCTCCTTGATCTCAACATCTCATACTTAACTTATGTTTATAATACTCATGGTCTAATACTTTATTTCATATGAAATAGCCGATTTTATGATGAAATAAAATTcacctttaaattttaaagatacCCTGTTGTCACGTATATAATGAGACGCACAGATCATATTCATGTTTGGTTGAGTAGATAGATTTTAATATGTGCAGATCAGAATTATGGTACTATTACATTTAAAAGATTTCCCCTATTATTGACTTATCAAAGATTAAGATTCGTAACGTGTTCTCGGTCTTTTATCGGATAATTTGCTGTGGTGAGGGTTGAAGTTCCCCCCAAGTTTCCCTAAGTCTTAATAGGAGGTTCCATtactttataaaaattataaattaccTGTACTCCGAATTTTACAGGGATTGATGGCGTGGGACTTGGACTTACTTTACATCATCAGAAACTCGGAAGGTTTGTGTTTATTCTAAGTATCTAGATTTTACTGACATGAATGACTGATATCTAAGAACCACACTTTTGTTCTTTTTGCTTGAATGAAGGATTTTTGATATATCATGCATGCATATTCCAGTGGCCGATCGAACACCATTTACAGGTACTTGTTTCCTATTATTATTTACTATGTTCAGCTAGCTACTATTATTGAAAGTGAAATCTACGACAATTATAAAATCATGCTAATTTTATGCACCTTGTTAAAATCAATATAAAATGGTTTAAGACTTAAGCATATTTGTTGTGTTAAAAACCACGTTCGGCAAGTTAATGTTGTCTTTCAATGGGGTATTCTGTCTAGAACCATCTTTTCCAAAAGTTTAAGCCGAATTTTTATCCTTATTTAGAAGAATGGAGATAACAAGGATTGTAGAGGCACATGATCGGTTTTACATCTAGAGTAATGCTACGGTGGAGAGTAAATATTGCTTCTTTTAGTAAAGAAAAAATCCACCAAAAAAGTTTATGATTTGCATTGCACATGTTGTTTatacattaaataaaaatcttcACTGCAATTCTGCATAACTTATTTTGTATGTTACCCTGTTGCAGACCTCATGAAAATAGTTGAAAGTAGAGTCAAGTCAGAGCATCAACGTTCACCAAGGAAACCCATATATCTTGTTGGAGAATCTTTAGGAGCATGCCTTGCGCTTGCTGTTGCTGCCCGCAACCCAGATATCGATCTTGTACTGATTCTAGCAAATCCAggtaataaaaatattttaatctaTTTGATTTTATTGGGCATGAGTAGTTAAGTCAAGCACCATAATTGTGAAATTGTATCATTACCTTGCAACGCAAGCAGCTGAAAAAGACAGAAAGAATTTAGTACAACAAACCGTTAGCACCATGACAGCCATGGCAGCTAATACTTTTGCAACAAACTTCCTAATTTTGCATTTACATTTCACTTTCATTTTCTTGCATATTAAGTTACTAAAAGCCTGAGGTAAATAAGAGTTGAACTTCTCCCATAGAatttactgttggatgcatgcaCTGTTCAGTGTAATTTGGGATTACTATACTGATAAAGTAGAGTTATGAGTTGTCAAACATGTGAGTGAATGTATGAAAATGTAACACAATGTTGAAGAAACAGGTGACATATTAAGTTGAAACTAAAAATGAAGAGTAATTCATACTTGCTTAGAGTTTGAATTATTTGAAACTAGTTGCTCACTGATAAAGGATCGACTAATCTCAGTTGTTGCTTAGATACATGAATGATATTGCGATATTTAGCTAGAGTTTTATGTGAAAGTTcctaaaccatattcaagttgATTTAGAAAGCAATCAGTTTCAATACACAGTACCTGATCTAACCATCACAACTCAATTTGGCAGCTACTTCATTCAGCAGGTCACAGTTGCAACTTCTAATACCATTAATGGAGGTTCTTCCTGACCCACTCTCACTTGGCCTGCCTGAACTTCAGAGTTTGATGCCAGGTTTGTTTATCTCCTTTGCATGTTATactttattattttctgtttatccATGGTGGATGTGTCTTACATTCCTTTCACTTTGAATGGCAAACTAGTTGGACGATTGTAGACCTTTGGTTGCTTTTTGTTGTTTCATAGTCAAATGTTTATGAATAATGGTTTTTAGGTAAATTAAATTGCAAGTACTTCAATGTAATTAGGAAATTATGCTAATTTTTCCACTTCACTATccttaaaaaataaagtttaaaaatcaataattttCCACTTTCACGTACATTTTGTTTTTGTCTTTTACCAAAGAAAATGAtatcttttctttattaatGCCTTCAACTTTTCTTCTGGCATTAGGCGACTCTGAGAGGATGGAATTGGGTAATTTGTTGAAAggacttcctctacaaaatacAACAAAAGAGTTGATGGAGGATTTTATTAATTTCTCGCCATCTCTGCCTGTAAGGTTCAATTTTCCTTTTTGTTCCTAAAAAAGGACAGagacaaatatatatatattctaagtGTAAACATGATTTTCTCCCCCTTCTTTCTCGAAATGTTTGCAgttgtttagtttttaatatgcAAAGCATTTTATGAGCATTAATGACAATGCTTAAAACAAATGCCAGAAGAACAAATCCAAATTcaaaatcatgttgcttgtttACTCCTTATTCTTAAACAAAACTTCGTAAAATTTGGTCATCCTGAAGTTGAGGAACGCAGATGGACATGCCTGTATTTTCTTTATCTGGGCTTCTGATTTCTTAGATTGAGCTTTCTTTTCACTTAAGAGTATTGAAAGTCTATTGTTGATTGAGATTTAGGCTCTTGCTGATATATTACCAAAAGAAACACTTCTGTGGAAACTAAAGCTGCTTAGATCAGCTTCTGCATATGCCAACTCACGCCTTCATGCTGTAAAAGCTCAGACTTTGATACTATCCAGGTTCATACTCTTTGAAATTGTCAATCTCATATAGTCGTAATTTAGGATCGTATGTACTTTGTTAACTTATAAATTCGTGTTTACTTAGCAGAaatgcttttctttttcaataaaaatataaaacttggTTGACAGATTTTTACTTTGAAAACATTATCTTGATGAAAACACTTAAGATTAACTAACTTTACTGGAATGCTTGACTTCTGTTCATTCTTCCATATTGGtgcaccttttttttttcctggATTGTGGAAACTGAAACTGAGGTTTATCATTTGTCCTCGTAGTGAAAAAGATGAATTACTACCTAGCAAAGAGGAAGGTGAAAGGCTACGTAAGTTATTAGCTAACTCTGAGCTACGTAAATTTGCAGACAGTGGACATTTCCTATTCCTGGTATGATTCCCTCCATTGCTGTTTCTTCATCTAACATTCTTGTACTTGTGGAGTAAAGATATCTCATGTTATGGAAAGTCTTAATGGATCCTAATATGATGCCTCTGTTTTCCGCTAGCAGGAAGGCAACATTGACCTGGTAACAGTCATCAAGGGAACTTCTTTCTACCGCCGTGGCAAGAAGCATGATTATGTATCAGATTATATACCGCCAACGCCTACGGAATTCAAAGAAGTACTGGACTCTTACAGGTAAATATTATGATAAAGTTGATCATATAAGGCATCAACACAGTTAACAAGAGTCTGCAGTGTTTAAATAAGCTTATCATGTCAAGTTGATGCCTTGGTGAGTATATATTCCTGCTATACGAGATAAAGTTTAAAATCTATCAGGAATATATATGGTACTCTGAAGTGGGAAACTTGATTGAACTTGCTAATATCTTAGTTGGTCAAATCATGTATCTATGCTATATCTTCAGATGTGCAGCCATGCTTTCTTgattcatcttcttttcttttctttttgttttgttaatcAATAGAAGTTGCAATCATGTCCCCTTTCACTTATAATGCTTGCAGGCTATTGAACATTCTGACAAGTCCTGTAATGTTGTCAACTTTGGAGGATGGAACAATTGTAAAGGGCCTTGCTGGACTTCCTTCAGAGGGACCTGTTATATATGTTGGGTATCACATGCTGCTCGGAATTGAACTCGGTCCATTAGTTTCTCGAATTTTGACCGAAAGAGATATCCTTGTTCGAGGGATAGCTCATCCATTGATGTTTAGGAGAAATGATGCTGGACTATTGCCAGATTTAGCTTCTTTTGATTCTTTCAGAGTTATGGGTGCTGTTCCTGTTGCTGCAACTAACCTATTCAAGCTTTTGTCTTCCAAGTCTCATATCTTATTATATCCTGGAGGGATGCGCGAGGCTCTTCACAGGAAGGTAAATTCCAATATgtagttttctttttttggcCACAAGTTATTGCCATCTTTCATATTGAAACAATTACTCGTTTTACTCCCTCTGTTCTGGCTTGTATACCATCTTGGACATGAAAGAGCGTATGAAAATGTGAATTGAATGAGTTGTCACTAACTCAGTATACTGAGAAACATTTATTTGAGTTTATTTGATAGTGTAAGAGTTTTACATTGTTATTAGATACTTACCTTTGTAAGACTTGGATATTTGCATTAAACATATACTGAACATTTTAATGATTTTCAGGGTGAAGAATACAAGTTATTCTGGCCCGAACAATCTGAGTTTGTTAGAATGGCAGCTCGATTCGGAGCTAAAATAGTACCTTTTGGTACTGTTGGAGAAGATGATCTTGCTGAGGTAAGCTTGGATCTTTGCCGAGCTATAATCATTTTACTTTACAAATTGATTGTGCCCTTCAAGTGCTTGTCATGGAGACAAAAGCATGACCATATTGTTTATGGATGATGGTAGGATTTGATTTTGATTCATTAATCATATCTTATATTTCAATGATTTTGACTTTTCAGGTGACTGTTAAGTGTTAACTGATACTACattattcaaaaaattcaaTATAAGATGCATAGCAGATAAAAATTGCTCCCTGAACTTTTTGCATGTGTATTTGATTGTGGAGAGGATCGAATAATGAAGGCTCTGCAATTAGTGGGAAGGAATATAtttaacattttcttttatataCTGAATAGAAGAATTTAATTTGATGACATATCACTAAACTCTAATCATAAacatttttaacatttttattttaaattactGAATAGTCCTAAAGATTTATGAGAACTATGAGCTTCTCATATATCTCTGACGATGTTTTAGTCTTGTAGAATAGTTAGAACACAGGAAATACGTCACCTACATAAAACATTCTTGTCAAGAGTTTCTTGATATATAATACGTTCATTTTACATCTTCTGTTGATGCCTTGAACATGGACTTATACCATTAACTCGTGTCGGTCTTTTCAGGTTGTTCTTGATTATGATGACTTGGTCAACATTCCTTTATtcaagtctctaatagagaagcTCACAGCTGAGTCTATCCCTTTGAGGTATctccatttttttattttccttttaaatttAGTTGTTCATTGTGTGGCATGattcatattattattacattAGGAGTCACAACTTAGTATTTGTAAACTATATTGTTGTATCTATTCAACCTTCTATAGATGCCATCTTACACATATAATTACGTATTGGAAAAGTATAGgtgaacaatgaaaatattaaacaatataaacaatagatatatcggatgtttattttactagtgtatggatggttattttaatattaaaatttagaggattAATTTGGAAGTGTAGtgtgtttttatttgattggtggttgttcatattgttcaacAAAGTCATTGTTCCCCTAGCATTCCCCTTACGTATTTGGATACACATAAAATCTTCTTGAACCGCATATCAAAACTAAATTCTTATTTATGTCCCtgacatttttaaaatttaggaCTGATGCTACTGGCGAGGTGGCAAATCAACAAGTACATATGCCTGCATTCTTGCCTAAAGTTCCTGGCcgtttctattattattttggAAAACCAATCGAAACTGAAGGTATGCTCA includes:
- the LOC130934990 gene encoding phytyl ester synthase 2, chloroplastic-like; amino-acid sequence: MAAAAATAASLFRVVIRRETTTSPLAGKKHRSSVRIPRFAVSVDRPPAPTSAVTTSPEKTNPVVKREEEGERGVDAKVKEEEEESKNRSVFSAMKRFLEESKVIIDEEKESGGGGAPRWFSPPDTVDCSGSWQMEDPPVLLYLPGIDGVGLGLTLHHQKLGRIFDISCMHIPVADRTPFTDLMKIVESRVKSEHQRSPRKPIYLVGESLGACLALAVAARNPDIDLVLILANPATSFSRSQLQLLIPLMEVLPDPLSLGLPELQSLMPGDSERMELGNLLKGLPLQNTTKELMEDFINFSPSLPALADILPKETLLWKLKLLRSASAYANSRLHAVKAQTLILSSEKDELLPSKEEGERLRKLLANSELRKFADSGHFLFLEGNIDLVTVIKGTSFYRRGKKHDYVSDYIPPTPTEFKEVLDSYRLLNILTSPVMLSTLEDGTIVKGLAGLPSEGPVIYVGYHMLLGIELGPLVSRILTERDILVRGIAHPLMFRRNDAGLLPDLASFDSFRVMGAVPVAATNLFKLLSSKSHILLYPGGMREALHRKGEEYKLFWPEQSEFVRMAARFGAKIVPFGTVGEDDLAEVVLDYDDLVNIPLFKSLIEKLTAESIPLRTDATGEVANQQVHMPAFLPKVPGRFYYYFGKPIETEGRRHVLKDREKSNELYLQVKSEVENCLAYLKEKRESDPYRNIVPRLLYKAEHGFDAEVPTFEI